The following proteins are encoded in a genomic region of Paralichthys olivaceus isolate ysfri-2021 chromosome 23, ASM2471397v2, whole genome shotgun sequence:
- the LOC109632829 gene encoding cystine/glutamate transporter: protein MERTQRKTEGDGKKEETDEEVVHLRRQIGLLPAVSLIIGTVVGSGIFIAPKGVLMNSGSVGLSLLVWTLSGILSLFGALCFAELGTSFTKSGGQYIYLLETLGPLPAFLRLWIEFLFVRPAVAAYVSLAFGRYVVEPFFEPCEPPMGLIRLISVLGVTFVTVVNCWSVTFAYRTQVVLTFVKMFALVLIIVPGFIAIGKGQTENFQNGFEVDLLTLDRLPLAFYNGLYAYGGWFYLNCVTEEVINPNRNIPLAISSSMVTVTVLYVLTNVAYYTMMTPAELLLSDAVAVTFANRAIQAIAPVIPVLVALSCLGALNGGLFGSPRMLFVGGREGHWPLIFSMIHVRRRTPLPAVLFQYPLAMLMIFNGEIYQLINFVSFSRWFFIALTTLGMLIHRHRFPLLPRPFKVPVLIAVIFTVACFFIVGMSLYSDPWNTGWSCILTLTGVPVYYVTVHRFCLPKRCRRIFNFCSKQLQILLEVAQQEIQTY from the exons atggagaggacacagaggaagacagagggagacggGAAGAAGGAGGAGACGGATGAGGAGGTGGTGCACCTCCGCAGACAGATAGGCCTCCTGCCCGCTGTGTCCTTAATCATCGGGACGGTGGTGGGCAGCGGCATCTTCATCGCACCCAAGGGCGTCCTGATGAACAGTGGGAGCGTGGGACTGTCTCTGCTGGTGTGGACGCTGAGCGGGATCCTCTCACTGTTTG GTGCTTTGTGCTTCGCTGAACTGGGCACCAGTTTTACAAAGTCAGGGGGTCAATACATTTACCTGCTGGAGACTCTGGGGCCGCTGCCTGCCTTCCTACGTCTCTGGATAGAGTTCTTATTCGTCAG ACCGGCCGTGGCTGCCTACGTGTCGCTGGCGTTTGGCCGCTATGTGGTGGAGCCCTTCTTTGAACCTTGTGAGCCTCCCATGGGGCTTATCAGACTTATCAGCGTCCTCggagtga CATTCGTCACGGTGGTCAACTGCTGGAGCGTGACCTTCGCCTATCGCACCCAGGTCGTCTTGACTTTCGTTAAGATGTTTGCTCTGGTCCTCATCATCGTCCCTGGTTTCATTGCAATTGGCAAAG GACAAACAGAAAACTTCCAGAACGGGTTTGAGGTCGACTTATTAACATTGGATAGGTTGCCATTGGCCTTCTATAATGGTCTATATGCCTATGGTGGATG gTTTTATCTGAACTGTGTCACAGAAGAGGTCATTAACCCAAACAG AAACATCCCTCTGGCCATAAGCAGCTCCATGGTGACAGTGACGGTCCTTTACGTGCTCACTAACGTGGCGTACTACACCATGATGACGCCCGCTGAGCTCCTGCTGTCTGACGCTGTGGCTGTG acgTTTGCCAACCGTGCCATCCAGGCCATTGCTCCCGTGATCCCGGTCCTTGTGGCCCTGTCGTGCCTCGGAGCTCTCAATGGGGGCTTGTTTGGATCACCAAG GATGCTGTTTGTGGGAGGCAGGGAGGGTCACTGGCCCCTGATCTTTTCCATGATTCACGTCCGCAGGAGGACACCTTTGCCTGCTGTGCTGTTTCAG TACCCCTTGGCGATGTTGATGATATTCAACGGTGAGATCTACCAGCTCATCAACTTCGTCTCCTTCTCTCGCTGGTTCTTCATCGCCTTGACAACCCTGGGGATGCTCATCCATCGTCATCGCTTCCCTCTCCTCCCGAGACCCTTCAAG GTGCCCGTGCTCATCGCGGTCATCTTCACGGTGGCTTGTTTCTTCATCGTGGGTATGTCTCTGTATTCTGACCCCTGGAACACAGGGTGGAGCTGCATTCTCACACTGACCGGAGTCCCAGTTTACTACGTGACCGTCCACCGCTTCTGTTTGCCCAAGAGGTGTAGACGCATCTTCA ATTTCTGCAGCAAGCAGCTGCAGATCCTTCTGGAAGTGGCTCAACAGGAAATCCAGACATACTGA